The following are encoded together in the Primulina huaijiensis isolate GDHJ02 unplaced genomic scaffold, ASM1229523v2 scaffold33841, whole genome shotgun sequence genome:
- the LOC140968233 gene encoding microtubule-associated protein RP/EB family member 1B-like isoform X2: MMDMTYPGIVPMHKVNFDAKTEYDMIQNYKVLQDVFNKLKIEKHIEVNRLVKGRPLDNLEFLQWLKRYCDSVNGGIMNENYDPVERRTKGGKERNIKGSQKNSKSLQTNRSLNSGFPDGMGSNKISVAKQGKSGGAATWANSSVEIHAMTKEITELKLSVDLLEKERDFYFAKLRDVEIICQTPQLENLTLAVAIKKILYCADEKESALAEAQEVVSRSVDVAGDSEFSDTDH; this comes from the exons ATGATGGACATGACTTATCCAGGAATTGTACCCATGCACAAG GTGAACTTCGATGCTAAGACTGAATATGATATGATCCAGAACTACAAAGTACTCCAGGACGTCTTTAACAAACTGAAAATTGAAAAG CATATTGAGGTCAACAGACTGGTGAAAGGAAGGCCATTGGACAACTTGGAGTTTCTTCAATGGCTGAAACGTTATTGTGATTCAGTAAATGGCGGAATAATGAATGA GAATTACGATCCCGTGGAACGCAGAACTAAAGGTGGAAAGGAGAGAAATATCAAGGGGTCTCAGAAGAACTCTAAGTCATTGCAAACAAATCGCTCTCTAAATTCTGGCTTTCCTGATGGAATGGGTAGTAATAAGATATCTG TTGCCAAACAAGGGAAATCGGGTGGTGCAGCAACCTGGGCCAATTCTTCCGTGGAGATTCATGCAATGACAAAGGAG ATTACCGAACTCAAGCTCTCTGTTGACCTCTTGGAAAAGGAAAGAGATTTTTACTTTGCAAAATTACGTGATGTTGAAATAATTTGCCAGACTCCCCAGTTGGAAAATCTTACG TTGGCTGTGGCAATCAAGAAGATATTATATTGTGCAGATGAGAAAGAATCTGCACTCGCTGAAGCTCAAGAAGTCGTGTCTCGTTCAGTCGATGTAGCTGGAGATAGCGAATTTTCAGATACCGATCATTGA